The region TCATTTGCTTGCATGAAATTATCATTTGGTTCTATATCGGCATTCCTGTATTCAGGTTTAGTGTAAAAATTCATTTTATACTTTCTTCCATTGTTTAAAAATATCCTCATAGTATATTCACTATTGCCTGAGAAAGAATCTATAGGCTGCACTGTTATGGTATCGTACTTTGTTTTAGTAATTCTTACTGGAATAAATTGATTATCTTTCTCTATGGCTATACCATCTAAATTTTCCATATTAACTGTAGATGAGAATTTGACAGTCCAAACTTTTTCTAAATCTATATTCGTTTTAGAGGGAAAGGTCTCCCAATTACTAGATTTTGCCCGCATATTCCCTAATAATTTTTCCTCAGCTAATAACTGCTTGTCTAAAGTTTTGAATCCATATTCATTGAATCCCAGTTCACTTTCAATTGGCTCTGCAAAAACACTACAATTTAATAATAAAATAGAAATAGATAGAATAATACTTAATAAAAGTCTGCTTTTCTTCATATAATTCCTCCTTAAATAATCTATAATAATATAATATTATTATACTATATATAAGTAAACTTTTCCATTCTGAGTCATAAAATCATATTTAAATTCACCACTTAGTTCTATTATTGTTTTAAAAGTTCCTCCATATTGACCTAAAATTCCTGAAAAGAGACCCTAGGACTTAGGATTGCTCCTTTGTCCATTTGGGTCTCTGGGTCTCTCTGTTTTATTCGAGTTTCGACAAAAGTCGGGTGGTACCCGGTACCTTTGCGAGGGGGAAAGCTTTTCTCCCCTGAGCTTGAATATAGTACAGAAAAAGGTAAGCTACATATCAGCAATCTATGGCTTCATCTAATGGGAATTGATATTCCTTCTGGTATCATTAAAAACGCAAGTTGTAAAAGACAAAATTTAACAATAAGAACTTTTCTACATATTTTCTTAATCGAAGAAGATAATATAATACAAAAAGATAGTATCCTTTTTCAAAAGGGAGGTTATTCTAAAACTGCAATATTATCTACGCTTTTATATCTCATAACAGGCAACTCATTTGAGGATAATGAAGAATTTGATGAAAAACCAATTAAGGAAGCTAAGAAAACAGCTGTTATAGAATATATAAATAATAGCTTATCTGATTTAGCATCATTAAAAAATGAATTGCCTGACTATGGGTATTATAATTTAGGTTTCATTGAAGAAAATATAAATTCCATATTAAATCAAATTGATAGTGCTGAAAGTAACCTTTCACAGGCTGTTAAAAGAAGTGAGACTTTATCAAGTGAAATATATGAACTTAATAATCAAATCGCTGAGTGTAATATGCTTCATAACAGATATCAAGTATTACAAGGGCAGTATGTTTCAGATATTAACAGACTAACTTTCCTCGTAGAAGGCGAAGTACATAGACCTGAATATATACAAGAAACCCTCTGTCCATTTTGCAATGGTGAGCTTGAAAAGGGATATCAAGAATCTTGTATAGAAGCAGCTTCTGTAGAATTAAAAAAGATTATGTTACAACTTAATGATTTAAATGATGCTGAAGAAGATATTTCTATAGAAAAAAATAATCTAGAAGAGATGAATAATGTATTACAAATGGAAAGAGCCCAGTTAGAAGAAATAATTAATTCTAAGTTAAAGCCTAAAATAAAACATCTGCGTCATCTACTACACCTATATCGAAAGTCTATGGAAGTTCAAAGTCAAATTAGAACTATTAGACATCTTGAACATAATATGATTGATGACTTAAATGCATTTGAAATGAAAAATGAAGTCGAAGTTAAGTATAAACCTAAAGAATATTTTGATTTTCTAATCTTACAAGGCATAAGCACAATTCTTGAAAGCATCTTAGAGGCATGTAACTTTGATAACTTAAGCTCTGCGTACTTTAGTAAAGATACTTTTGATGTAGTAGTAAACGGAAAAGAAAAATCTAAGTTCGGCCAAGGATACCGTGCATTTCTAAATACAGTAGTTGCATTAACATTTATGGAGTATTTAAAGCAATGTGGAACTTACTCTCCAGGAATATTAATAGTTGACTCACCTATACTTTCATTAAAAGAAAAGAAATCTGAACAAGCTTCTGAAAATATGAAAGAGTCACTGTTTAGATATATGCTAAAGCACCAAGATAATGGTCAGATGATAATTGTTGAAAATGAAATCCCTGAATTAGATTATAGCAATGCCAATCTCATCTACTTTTCTAAAGATATAGATGATGGTCGCTATGGCCTTCTATATGGATTAACTGAATAACTAACTTTGGCCACATCGGTAAACCCAACCAGTGTGGCTTTTTTTTACATAAAAAAAGAGACCCTAGGACTTAGGATTGCTCCCTTGTCCATTTGGGTCTCTCTATTATTAGCAAGTTTCGACAAAAGTCGGGTGGTACCCGGTACCTTTGCGAGGGGGAGGGCTTTTCTCCCCTGAGCTTGCTTACTCCCCTGAGCTTATTTAAAAAAAGTGGAGGAAAAGCTCCCCCACTTCTTTTAGTGACTGTTTATCTTTCTACCTTTATTTCTATTCCTTCTGCTAGTTTGTTTCCAACTAGGTCTTCTATTAACATATCACCATTGTGGTTTAGTACTGTTGATACAGTAATTTCACCTTCTGGCATATCTCCTTCAAGAACAAGTGTAACTGCAGTTCCATCAATTTTTACTTCGTTAACTAATTTTTCAACGTTTCCTACCATAACTTTGAAGTTCTTACCTGCTGTTGCTGCTGTTTCACCATCTTTTAGTATAACTGGTTCGTCAAATGTTAATATAATCTTTTGTGAACCGTCTTTTTTAGCTTCTAATATTTCTGGTGCTGTATTGTCTTTCAATGTAATCTTTGTATCAACTGGTGTCATTTTAGCGCCATTTTTGTTAGCTACATCTCTTATTATAAATGCTACATCTCCTGTTACTGGTACACTTCCTTCTGGAACTGTAAATACTGCATATTTGTTAGATTCTTCTTCTTTTTCTCCATCTATTACGTATTTAATGTCTTCTTTTGTCATTTCCCAATCTGCTAAAGTTTTTCCGTTTAATACGTAGTTTTCAGGGTTTCTAAGAGTTTCTGGATCTACTGAACCTATAAATCTAACATGAATTTCTTGTTTTCCTAGTGCATTATCTTTTACTTCTATTAATGGTTTTGATGTTTGAGGTACTTCATCTTCTTCAACTTTTTCTTCAACTTTGTTTGGAACCTCTATTTCTACTGTAAATGCTAAAGATGTAAATCCGTTCTCATCTTCACGTTTAGCATCTACATACATACCTTTAAGTTCTTCTTCTGTTGGAACATCACCGTCTGTTGCAGGTGCAAAGTCAAATTTACCAGTGTACTCGCCATCTGAATCAAAACCATATTCACTACCAAATGGAACTTCGGCATCTTTCTTTGGATCTGCAAACATTCCTTTTGGTACTTCTATTGTATATGTTGCACCTTCAACTAAGTTATCATCTTTGTCTAGTAGTTTTACATCTGCTCCTATTATAACATCATTTAAGTCAATAGTTAGAGCGTTATTTTTAAAATTAGTATCCTTAACTTCAACATCTGCTGTTCTAATTATACCGTCTTTTTCATAGGATACTTTTACGTTTAATGGTGCAGGTGTTCCTCCATATGTCATAAGCATTACTTCATCTAATGCTTGTGGGTCAAATGGAACATTGTCTGTCATTATCATTGTTATTTCAGAACCAATATCATCTGTATAACCTTTTACACCATAAAGATCCGTTGTGATATATGAGAAAGCATGTTCTGGTGCTAATTCGTCTTTTACTAATTCCATGCCTTTCTTGTTATAAGCTTCTTTATTTTCAGCATCTTTTGTTGCTTTATTATCCTCATCTAAAGTGTAACCAACTATACTATCTATAGTGATATTTCTGTTGATGTCTTTTTGTCCTGCATAGTATATTGTTTTATCTGCAGGTGAATCAGGTCTTGCATCATCTGTTGCACCAACTGCTACATATGAGAAGAAACCTACAAAGTTACCGTCATTATCAAATTCAGGTCTTGATAATGATACAGGTTCATCTTCAACTTCTGTTATTTTATCATCTATAGTTTTTATAGTTAATTTACCTGTTGCATTTGCTCTATTCCATTCTACTTTGAATAGATTATCTGCTATTTGTACTATGTCTTTTACAATTGGTTTTACTGCTTCTGGTGTTTTTGTTTTATCGTTTATTAGTTTAAAGTTAAATGTAATTGTACTTGGTACCATAATATTGTCTGCATAGTCTCTGATTCCAACTATTTTTACATTGTATAATTTATCTGATGCTTTGAAGTTAGCAGCAACTACTGCTTTTTCTAAATCAAATCCTACAATTTTAGCATCGTCATAACTAAGAGTTGCATCTTTTGGCGTAGCATATACTAATGCATCTTGTACTTCTACTCCATTTACATATACTTTTACAACGTCTTTATTATTAACTTCTTTCTTTTCTATTGGTTCGCTAAATTCTAAGTCAAGTTGTTTTGTAGTTGAAGTTGCTTCTACTTCTATTGTTTTATTAATATCAACTTCTACTGGTACTAAATCTCCTGATTTTTTTACTGTATTGTCATATTTATATACTTTGTCTAATTTTGGTTCTACTTTGTCTTCAATGAACATTGGGAATACAGCTGTGTCTATTATTCTAACTTCGTCTTTGTCTCTTACGTTTCTAACTGCTACGTTTACAGTCATATCTTTGTCAAGTTTCTTTTCAATTGTGCCTTCTTTAATTTCAAGTTTTCCACCATCAAATCTTGCTAACTCTGGCATTCTTATTGTAACTACAGTTTTGCCTTCTATAGTTTCTGCTATGATATTGTTGTACCAATACCATCCAGCATTACCTGCAAGTGCTGGATAAGCATTTGCGAATCTCTTATATGCTGTTGTAGTCTCTGGTGCACCTGGGAATGCACTATCGTCTATAGACATTAAGTTTAAGTCTTCTTTCATTTCTACAGCAAGTTTATCTGGTTTACTTTCTACTATTTCAAAGTAGTAGTTTCTTGGATCTGTTGCTGTTTCTTCATCTACTACTGTGTTGAATACTACTCTGAATTGTCTGTAGTTGTCGAATATAACTTCTTCAACTTCAGCCTTATCTACAGGTTCTACTGGTGCTGTAAAGTTAACTTTTTCTGTGAACTTTTGACCTTTGTATTCAAATTCAACAGTGTTTTCACCTTCAGTTAACTCTTTTACAGTAAAATTTTCAACATCACCATTTGAAAATTTTACTCTTATGGTTGTTGCATTAATAGCACTTGCCTCCACAAATATAATCTATACAATTAAGCCTGTACAACGATAAAATATCTAGAAATGGAGGTAATATTATATGAAGTATTATGAGGCTGTAGAAGGGTTCCTTAAGCACTTAGAATCTATTGATAGGTCCTATGAAACTATTAAAGGATATAGAAAGGAATTAGGGTATTTTGGAAGGTTTTTAGAAGGGAAGTATTCATATGAAAAAGATGTAGGGGATATAACCATAGAAGATTTAGAGGATTATATGTATTACTTAAAAAAATCAGGTAAGATGAGTGCAACAAGGAGTAGGGTAGTATATATATTTAGAAGTTTTTATAACTATTTAAACAAAAGGGAACTTTGTTCAAAAAACTTAGCTATGTTTTTAGAACCAATAAGGGTAAAACAAACTGAAAGAATATATCTTTCTGAGGAAGAATTTATTTTATTAACAGGGAAGATAGACAAGCCTATTGTAAAAGTAGCAGTACAGACTATTTTTTATACAGGTCTTAGAGTTTCAGAAACTGTTAATTTAACTCTTGATAATGTTGATTTAGATGAAAAAATAATATATGTAATTGGGGGCAAGGGGAATAAGGATAGGGTAATCCCCATCTGTGAAAAGCTTTACAATATACTTATTGATTATATAGATAATATAAGGCCTTTAGTAGATAGCAATAAATTTTTTTGTACTAAAAAAACTGGAAAATTGTCGCCACAATATATCAATGTTATTCTTCATAAAGCTAAAGATTCTCTTAAATGGCAAAAGAATGTCTCTGCCCATATATTGAGACATTCTTTTGCAAGTAACCTTATAATCCATAATGCACCTTTACCATCGGTTCAAAAGCTTCTAGGGCATTCTGATCTAAGAGTTACTAGTAGATATATACATCAAGACTTAGAACAGCTTAAAAAGGCTGTTAAGTTGTTGTAACGCCATTTAGAAAAAACTCCTCTCTTTTTAGAAAGGAGTTTTTTCTTTCATGCTTATAATTTTTTTCTTATGCTTCTGGTTCTATTTCAACATCAAAGATGAATATTTTTCCTCCAAATTCATCTTTCAAAGTAACGATTACTTTTCCATCATTTTCAGAGTATACGAAATTATCTCCATCTATGATGTCAGATTCTAATTTAGCATCTAATTTATCATCACCAACTGTTAATTTTGCAGCTATAGAAGCAGCATTAACTTCTGTTCCATTAGCTAATACTATTTTGTCTTTTCCATCTTTAATAGCTAATTTTTCTATTTGAGGAGTTGTATTTTCTACAGTTATTTCTATATCAAACACCTTAACTTCTAAATCTCCATCTTTTGTATATAAGGAAATAGTAGCTTGTCCTGCTGTTTTAGCTGTTACAGTAGCTTTTGCAGATTCAATAGTTCCTACTGCTGCTACTTTTTCATTTGAAGATTTAGCTATTAAATTTGATGGTAAAGCTACTTCTACACCATTTACATAAGCCTTTACATCCATTGCTAGTGTATTTTTAGCTTCTTCTCCTGTAAGAAGTGGATTTATATCTAGAGTAGTATCTTTAGCAATTAATTTGTATTCATCTGGTTGTCCAGTTACGTCTATTGCTTCAATATTGAATGTTCCGATTTCTTTTTCTCCAGATAGAACTACTACTTTGTGAATTCCTTTAGCTAAATTTGCAGCTACAGATCCTTCACCATTAGTTATAGCTGTTTCAACAACTTCAGCTTCTCCAACTTTTACGTTTACTTTTTGACTAGCTAATCTTAGGTTTTCACTATATTGATCTAGCACGTTTATCTTAACTGTTGCTTTATCATCATTAGCTTTAACTTTAATAGTTGTACCATTTTCTTTGATACTTGTTGCAACTTGTGCATCTCTTATTTGAACTGGAACTTCTACTGTTTTTTCAACATTTACAAATTTAACAGTAAATACAACGTTTCCAGCTTTTAAAGCTTTGATACCATTTTCATAATAAGCAGTTGTTATATCACTTGAAGTAATCTTTTCAACTTCTGGAAGTTTAACTTCTTCAATTTCTTTTCCTAGTCCATTTATTGCTTTTTTTGCTTTTATAGTTATATTTTCATCAGTCAATGTTATATAGCCAAGTTTCCAAGCATCACTACCTGAAATTAGGCTTATTTCTGTTACTTCTGAAGCTTCTGCTGCATCAATAACTTTTACATCTGTCCAATCTGATACTAATTCTTGTCCATCTTTTGATACTTTTACTGCATATTTGAAGTTTTCTTCTCTAGTCACTTTACCAGTTGACTTTTCATCTGCTAATGGTGTAAAATCATATAAGAATACAACAGTATATCCAGCTGATTTTAATTCTTCAATTGTTACTGTTTGCTTTCCATTGATTTGTATTTCAAGTTGTTCCTCTGTTCCTTTTGCTGTTGTTTGTGTAATAGCACATATATTACCAAAATAATTCCCAATAAAAGGTTTCTTGAAATCCAGTATAATACAGGGATAGGAAGGACAAGCCTTTTGTTACTTTGTAATAACATCATTAGAATAATAAATGGTTTTATAATGCTTATGAAATAAAATGTTAAATATTTAACCAATATAAAATTAAGCTTGTTAATAACAAGTAAATTATAATGAATAATAGTAAAAAAAACCCTTATATTCAATATAATATAAGGGAAAAAGGTTTTTTAAAAGAAAAGAGCGTTAATTTCGCTTTCATATCCATATTTTTTTAAGAATTCTATTATAGCGATTTCAAAAATTTCTTTTTGGCTTATATTTTTTTCTATGCTAAATTCTTTTACTAAATTAGCTAACCTATGAGACATGCATATGGATTTTGTAATCGTTATTCCACCAACTACGTATCTAGGTATTGTACCTTCGTCATTTATTACTAAAAGATCTAAAATTCTTTCTTTGTTTTTGTCTATCGTTTCTAATAGGGGAATTAGTTTTTCGAGTCTATCAAGTTTAGATAAATATGTAGTGGGTTCTGTTTCGTATTCTATGTTAACGTTTTCAGGTGTGTTATTATTTATACTAACTGTATTTGTTTGTGGGATCTCTCCTTTTATGAGTGTATAGTTTTGTTCTTCTGGAGACCAAGCATAACCTTTATCTTTCATATATTGTGCTATAGCCATATGGTCTGTCATTCCTACTCTTTTAGCTATTTCTTTTGGATCAATTTTAGCTTTAAAAAGATCTATTATTTGCTGTACTTTTGACGAGGAGATAGAATCATAATCATCATTTGTTTTTTGAGATTCTAGTATATAGTTTTGCTTTTCGCTATCCCATTTGTATCCTCTTCTTCTCATAAACATATCTAAGGTTCGAAAGCTTTTATGTTTTAATATTTTAGCTATTTCTTCTCTAGTTTTGCCTTCTGCAAGGCTTCTTAATATAAAATGTTCATCATAGTCTATTCTGCTACTACCTTGTAGAGTTGCTGCTATTTCTTCTTTTGTTTTTCCGTTCAATAGTTCAGTGAGGATTAAATCTTCATATAGTTTAATATCTTCAAACGAATTTTTTTCCATATAAAGTCCTCCTTTTTATTATAATAGATTAACTGATTCATTTAAATCATCCATTTCTGTATGAGTATATATAGAGGTTACTTTAAGGTTAGAATGCCCTAAAAGTTTTTGAACATGAACTATATTTACTCCTTTTTTAATTAGATTTGATGCAAAGCTATGTCTTAAAATATGAGCTGTTACTTTTTTCTCCCAACCAAGACGTTCAACAGTATCTTTTATTATTCTATTTACATAGACAGAGCTAATTTTCCCAGTTTTAGATGTAGCAAATAGATAATCAGTATCTACATCTGGACGCCAATTTGAAAGATAATCTTTAAGTGGGGGAATTAGGTTTTTGTTTAAAGGTATATTTCTGTCTTTTTTACCTTTTCCATTAATAATATATATCATGTTTTTTTCAAAATCTACATCTTTTAGTCTAAGATTTAAACATTCACCTATTCTCATTCCTGTATAGAAAAGGGTTTTGCATATAAGTTGAGTAAGGGGATGGTCGATAGCTTCTATTAATTCATGAGCTTCCTCTGTAGTAAGAAAGGTTCTTTCTTGTTTTTTGATTTTAATAGGTTCTATAAGATTGGCGATGTTTTGTTTACACAAATCTTTGTTACAAGCATATTTCCAAAAGGCTCGTAATGTATATTGATGCCTACTACGACTAGCAGAAGCGAGGCTTTTTTCTTCTTTTAGATAAAATAAAAAGTCCTCTATATCTTCTACTTTTAAATCATCAATATACATGGGACAATTATATTTTTTTCTAAAAAGAATTGGAAGGATGACAAATCAGATAAGTAGGATTTTATTGTTTCCTTACTTTTGTCTGTGGTTATTAAATAATTTTTGTACATATTTATTACATCACTTAACATCATTACTAAGACGACTCCCTTCTTTATAGCTATTGATGTTATTATTTGACAAATGAGTAATTATTATTTGTTATATAATACATTATAACATGAAAAGATTATAAAGGTAATGATTTCTGGCTGAAATTTGGTTAAGTACCCGAATTTTGGTGAAAAACCCGTTTTATGTCGAAAGTTGTTGAAAGAAAGATCAGCCAAGGCATAAAATTCAGTTAATTTTCAAGATAGAAAATATTCTAAAAATTAGAGGAATTTCTATATTTATATAGAATATAGAATATACATATATAAATTTTTAAAAAAGGAGGGTAGTTTGTAAAAATATATTAGAAAAGGGGACGATGATTTGAAACGAATTTCAAAAATGCTTATGTTTGTTTTAATCTTATCTTTAATGGTTTCGAGTTTTGCTTTTGGAGAAGAACAATTACAACCAGAATCTTTTTTAAGTGTAGATGAGGATGTTGAAAACATTGAACAAAACATTGAAGAAAATGATCAAATAGAATCCCTAGATGATACAATTTGGGAACCTGTATCAAATGAAATAATTGATGAAATAAAAGATGCTTTTAAAAAAGGTGAAAAGATAGATAATCTTATTCTAGATGAAGATGATGAAGTAAGGATTATTGTTGAATTAGAAGAAAGACCTTTGATAACTTATGCTACAGAAGAAGATATACAATATTCTGCAATGCCTAAAGGAGAGCTAGATAGTTTAGAAAGAGAACTTTTACAAAAGCAGGAAATAGTTGAAAGGGAAATTCATAGTAAGAATATCAGTTTCAGTTTAGATAAGAGATTTACTACTGTATTTAATGGATTTAGTGGTAAATCTAAATTTAGTGAAATAGATGCTATAGAAAACATAGTGGGAGTTAGAAAGGTTTACATTTCTAAGGAATATGAAAGACCTACTATTAAACCTGATATGCACACCAGTAATGATATGGTTAGATCTCTTAATGCTTGGAATTTAGGATTTAAAGGTGAAGGAATGGTTGTAGCGATTATTGATACCGGTATAGACCCAAGTCATTCAGATATGGTGTTAACTAATAGTGGTGCTGCTTCATTAAGTGAAGAAGATATTAATGTAATGAAAAATGAACAGGGCTTAAAGGGTAGATTTTATACAGAAAAAGTACCTTATGGTTATAATTATTATGATAAAAATGAAGAAATACTTGATATTGGACCTTCAGCTTCTGAACATGGTATGCATGTAGCTGGTACAGTAGCTGCTAATGGATATGTTAAAGGTGTTGCTCCTGAATCACAACTTTTAGCTATGAAGGTATTTAGTAATGACCCTATTTATGCTACGACTTTTGATGACATTTATTTAGAGGCTATTGAAGAAGCTATAAAGTTAGGGGCTAATGTGCTAAATATGAGTTTAGGTTCTACTGCTTCATTTTATGTAGAAGATAGTCCAGTAAATAAGGCTATTTCTTATGCAGTGGATAATGGTATTGTATGCTCTATTTCAGCAGGAAACTCTGGATATATAGCTCATGGTTGGACTGAAACAAACTCTGGATTACCTACTAAAAACAATCCTGATATTGGCCTTGTAGGGGCTCCAGGACTTTCATATGATTCAATCCAAGTTGCATCTTTTGAAAATACTCATATGATGACTCCATATTTAATACTTGGTGATGAAAAGATAGTTTTATCAGTTGCTAGTTCTAATCATCCAGTTTCACTGGGTTCTGATGTAGAGTATGTAGATTGTGGAGTGGGTGATGTAACCGATTTTGAAGAGATAGATGTAAGTGGGAAAATAGCATTAATTATACGTGGGGGATTAACTTTTGTAGAAAAGATAGTTAATGCTGAAAAGGCAGGAGCTATTGGAGTTATTGTATATAATCACAAAGATGGTGGAGAAGAGTTAATTAATATGGCCTATCCTCCTGAAGCTACAATACCTGCTGTATTTGTTGGACATAGTAGTGGAGATAAAATGCTTGAATCTCCTATTAAGACTGTTAGTTTCACAGATGATGAAATGCAAGTTCCAAACCCTATGTCAGGACAGATGTCTGATTTTTCTTCTTGGGGTACTACTCCAAGTTTAGAGTTAAAACCAGAAATTACTGCTCCGGGGGGACAAATATATTCTACACTTCAAAATAACAGTTATGGGACTATGAGTGGTACAAGTATGTCAGCTCCTCATGTTTCAGGTGGTGCTGCAATAGTTAAGGAATATATTAGTAAAAATGGCAGATTAAATGAATTGCATCTTGAAGATTTAATTATAGGTGATGAAATAGGTGATAAGGTATCACCATTGCCTAATAATTCTATAATTATTGGAAATAGGGCTTATGATAGAAGGTTATTGGATTCAGAATATAGTGATATGATTAATGAGCAAATATTAAAGGCTATTACAGAAAACGAACCAATCTATATTAAAACTAGCAAAGGGAATATAATTACATTGTTTAATGAGGAAGTAAAAGATTTGTCTGTTCTTCCTAAAACACTTATCTATATGGATATACATGGGAATGAAACGGTTTATACATCGTCAGCTAAAGAAAGTTCTATTGGTGAGCAGACTAAATTAGCAAAGATACTATTGATGAATACAGCTAAAGTTTTATTAGATGAAGAAAACATAGCTATTTCACCAAGAAAACAGGGCGCAGGATTAATGGATGTAGAAAGTGCCATAGTTACACCAGTAATAGTGGTTAATAGATTAAATAATGAGGCTAAGGTAGAGTTGTTTGATTTTAATGAAACTGAATTTGATTTAAATTTAAGAGCAATCAATACAACTGATAAGGAGATTACTTATAGTATTGATTTAGATTTGTTAACTGATTATATTTACCAAGATCATTTCAATTTATTAGTAGCTAGAGAAATTGATAAAGTAGTATCAGGACCAGATACTATAACGATTCCTGCAAAGGATTATGTAGATTTTACTTTACATGTAGATTTTGGAATGGATGAGGAATTGTATAGAAATATGTTTGTTGAAGGATTTGTTAGATTAGCTGATACTTCTGATACTTATCCTGAACTTAGCATACCTTTCTTAGGGTTTTATGGTAGCTGGGATGAACCAGAGATATTAGACGGATTTGAAGAATTAGGAGAAGAATCCTATTATGGATATGCTGGAATGATAGATGGAGAATTCAACTTTATGATTCCTAGTAAAGCTGCTATTAGTCCAGGTACTGCTGATGGTGAAATATTTGGAACTAATATAGTTATTCCAATACCTTCATTTATGAGAAATGCTGAAGAAGTTAGATATAATATTTTAGATAGTGAAGGAAACAAATTATCAACTATTTTAACAGAGCAGTTTGCATCAAAAACTTATATTGATGGAGGAAGGAAATTACCATTTTCTTTCAATCCTAATAGAGCTTGGGATGGTAAGATAAATGGTGAGATTGTTGAAGATGGATTGT is a window of Anaerosalibacter sp. Marseille-P3206 DNA encoding:
- a CDS encoding SwmB domain-containing protein; the encoded protein is MEASAINATTIRVKFSNGDVENFTVKELTEGENTVEFEYKGQKFTEKVNFTAPVEPVDKAEVEEVIFDNYRQFRVVFNTVVDEETATDPRNYYFEIVESKPDKLAVEMKEDLNLMSIDDSAFPGAPETTTAYKRFANAYPALAGNAGWYWYNNIIAETIEGKTVVTIRMPELARFDGGKLEIKEGTIEKKLDKDMTVNVAVRNVRDKDEVRIIDTAVFPMFIEDKVEPKLDKVYKYDNTVKKSGDLVPVEVDINKTIEVEATSTTKQLDLEFSEPIEKKEVNNKDVVKVYVNGVEVQDALVYATPKDATLSYDDAKIVGFDLEKAVVAANFKASDKLYNVKIVGIRDYADNIMVPSTITFNFKLINDKTKTPEAVKPIVKDIVQIADNLFKVEWNRANATGKLTIKTIDDKITEVEDEPVSLSRPEFDNDGNFVGFFSYVAVGATDDARPDSPADKTIYYAGQKDINRNITIDSIVGYTLDEDNKATKDAENKEAYNKKGMELVKDELAPEHAFSYITTDLYGVKGYTDDIGSEITMIMTDNVPFDPQALDEVMLMTYGGTPAPLNVKVSYEKDGIIRTADVEVKDTNFKNNALTIDLNDVIIGADVKLLDKDDNLVEGATYTIEVPKGMFADPKKDAEVPFGSEYGFDSDGEYTGKFDFAPATDGDVPTEEELKGMYVDAKREDENGFTSLAFTVEIEVPNKVEEKVEEDEVPQTSKPLIEVKDNALGKQEIHVRFIGSVDPETLRNPENYVLNGKTLADWEMTKEDIKYVIDGEKEEESNKYAVFTVPEGSVPVTGDVAFIIRDVANKNGAKMTPVDTKITLKDNTAPEILEAKKDGSQKIILTFDEPVILKDGETAATAGKNFKVMVGNVEKLVNEVKIDGTAVTLVLEGDMPEGEITVSTVLNHNGDMLIEDLVGNKLAEGIEIKVER
- a CDS encoding tyrosine-type recombinase/integrase; amino-acid sequence: MKYYEAVEGFLKHLESIDRSYETIKGYRKELGYFGRFLEGKYSYEKDVGDITIEDLEDYMYYLKKSGKMSATRSRVVYIFRSFYNYLNKRELCSKNLAMFLEPIRVKQTERIYLSEEEFILLTGKIDKPIVKVAVQTIFYTGLRVSETVNLTLDNVDLDEKIIYVIGGKGNKDRVIPICEKLYNILIDYIDNIRPLVDSNKFFCTKKTGKLSPQYINVILHKAKDSLKWQKNVSAHILRHSFASNLIIHNAPLPSVQKLLGHSDLRVTSRYIHQDLEQLKKAVKLL
- a CDS encoding tyrosine-type recombinase/integrase; the encoded protein is MYIDDLKVEDIEDFLFYLKEEKSLASASRSRHQYTLRAFWKYACNKDLCKQNIANLIEPIKIKKQERTFLTTEEAHELIEAIDHPLTQLICKTLFYTGMRIGECLNLRLKDVDFEKNMIYIINGKGKKDRNIPLNKNLIPPLKDYLSNWRPDVDTDYLFATSKTGKISSVYVNRIIKDTVERLGWEKKVTAHILRHSFASNLIKKGVNIVHVQKLLGHSNLKVTSIYTHTEMDDLNESVNLL